In one Streptomyces sp. T12 genomic region, the following are encoded:
- a CDS encoding LacI family DNA-binding transcriptional regulator: MVRSGSASVAAGPTLAVVAREAGVSVPTASKVVNGREDVAPETRRRVTEALDRLGYVRRPRFDAAKTPGLVDLVVHSLDTSWSGAVLHGVEAAAHDAGLEVVVSAGLTRTRGARPERGWLDKLIARGSSGVLFNLAELTASQYAWLETHRIPFVMIDPVLEPPPGVVSVGAANWHGGVIATEHLLALGHERIAVIAGHQRKMCSTARVAGYRSALAAAGVRHRPEYVRHAGFDEGVARRRMLDLLDLPEPPTAVFVCSDRMALGVYEALAERGLSVPDDVSVVGFDDLPESRWIAPALTTVRQPLSEMAATALRLLVRMMDGDLPESTRTELSTRLVERSSTAGPRDRSLC; the protein is encoded by the coding sequence ATGGTCCGTTCGGGCAGTGCGAGCGTGGCGGCCGGGCCGACCCTGGCCGTCGTGGCCCGCGAGGCCGGGGTGTCCGTGCCGACCGCGTCCAAGGTGGTCAACGGCCGGGAGGACGTGGCCCCCGAGACCCGCCGCCGGGTCACCGAGGCGCTGGACCGGCTCGGCTATGTCCGCAGACCCCGCTTCGACGCGGCGAAGACGCCGGGCCTGGTCGACCTCGTCGTGCACTCCCTGGACACCTCGTGGTCGGGTGCGGTGCTGCACGGCGTGGAGGCGGCGGCCCACGACGCGGGCCTGGAGGTGGTGGTCTCGGCCGGGCTGACCCGGACGCGGGGCGCGCGCCCGGAGCGCGGCTGGCTGGACAAGCTCATCGCGCGCGGCTCGTCCGGGGTGCTGTTCAACCTGGCCGAGCTGACGGCGTCGCAGTACGCGTGGCTGGAGACGCACCGCATCCCGTTCGTCATGATCGACCCGGTGCTGGAACCGCCGCCGGGCGTGGTGTCGGTGGGCGCGGCGAACTGGCACGGCGGCGTCATCGCGACCGAGCACCTCCTGGCGCTCGGCCACGAACGCATCGCCGTCATCGCCGGTCACCAGCGCAAGATGTGCAGCACCGCCCGGGTGGCCGGCTACCGCTCCGCGCTAGCCGCGGCCGGGGTGCGGCACCGTCCCGAGTACGTCCGGCACGCGGGCTTCGACGAGGGGGTCGCCCGCCGCCGCATGCTGGACCTCCTCGACCTGCCCGAACCGCCGACGGCCGTCTTCGTCTGCTCGGACCGGATGGCCCTCGGGGTCTACGAGGCGCTGGCGGAACGGGGGTTGAGCGTGCCGGACGACGTGAGCGTCGTAGGCTTCGACGACCTGCCGGAGTCCCGCTGGATCGCCCCGGCCCTCACCACGGTCCGCCAGCCGCTGTCGGAGATGGCGGCGACGGCGCTGCGGCTGCTGGTGCGGATGATGGACGGGGACCTGCCGGAGAGTACGCGGACGGAGTTGTCGACGCGGTTGGTGGAGCGGTCGAGCACGGCGGGGCCGCGCGATCGATCACTTTGCT
- a CDS encoding family 43 glycosylhydrolase, whose translation MTVLHNPVIRGFAPDPSLVRVGDWYYVATSSFEWFPTIPIHRSRDLAHWEYAGHVRGAVPGDSLAGVPDSGGVWAPSLSWDGERFWMAYSVVRSVGTPYFDLDTYVSTATDVDGKWSAPRRLASHGFDPALFHHEGRLWLLNMQSDHRPSGQRFAGIVLTELDRETLAPVGDTHLLLQHERLIEGPKLLQRDGWFHLVLAEGGTGVEHGVLVARSRALTGPYELDSQPLLTTRDDPSVPLQKAGHAELVETPDGEWVMSHLTARPLQTPDGPRCPLGRETAIQALTWDKAGWPRLRHGGWHPAVEVDAPTPPAEPEPRLGDADDPLGWPWSTLRGYADPSWADATARPGWIRLRGRHSPESRWAHSLLAQRITEHRAEAEVTVQARPRTFTQAAGLVLRYNTEAYLSLDLTWAEPEGEGQHGQQWRGEGRTVLSLVEREEFGTRQAAVVEVDASAPLTLGVTVDEGRARFWYVRGGVRTPVGPPLDFTKLSDDYGSKLRFTGAMAGVHAVDLVDSAFTADFTGFRLTCW comes from the coding sequence GTGACCGTGCTGCACAACCCCGTCATCCGCGGCTTCGCCCCCGACCCCTCCCTGGTCCGGGTCGGCGACTGGTACTACGTGGCCACGAGCTCCTTCGAGTGGTTCCCGACGATCCCGATCCACCGCTCCCGGGACCTGGCCCACTGGGAGTACGCGGGCCACGTCCGGGGTGCGGTCCCCGGCGACTCGCTGGCCGGTGTCCCCGACTCGGGTGGCGTCTGGGCGCCGTCGCTGAGCTGGGACGGGGAGCGGTTCTGGATGGCGTACTCGGTTGTGCGCTCGGTCGGGACGCCGTACTTCGATCTGGACACGTACGTGTCCACGGCCACGGACGTGGACGGCAAGTGGAGTGCTCCGCGTCGCCTCGCGAGCCACGGCTTCGACCCCGCGCTCTTCCACCACGAGGGCCGGCTGTGGCTGCTCAACATGCAGAGCGACCATCGCCCGAGCGGGCAGCGTTTCGCCGGGATCGTCCTGACCGAGCTGGACCGCGAGACCCTGGCCCCGGTCGGTGACACGCACCTGCTGCTCCAGCACGAACGGCTCATCGAGGGGCCGAAGTTGCTGCAGCGCGACGGCTGGTTCCACCTCGTGCTCGCGGAGGGCGGCACGGGGGTGGAGCACGGGGTGCTGGTGGCGCGCAGTCGTGCGCTCACCGGCCCGTACGAACTCGACAGCCAACCCCTGTTGACGACCCGCGACGATCCGTCGGTGCCGTTGCAGAAGGCCGGGCACGCGGAGCTGGTCGAGACACCGGACGGCGAGTGGGTGATGAGCCACCTCACGGCACGGCCGCTGCAGACGCCGGACGGCCCCCGCTGTCCCCTCGGCCGGGAAACCGCGATCCAGGCGCTGACCTGGGACAAGGCGGGCTGGCCCCGGCTGCGGCACGGGGGCTGGCACCCGGCGGTCGAGGTCGACGCACCGACACCTCCCGCCGAGCCGGAGCCCCGACTCGGCGACGCCGACGACCCGTTGGGCTGGCCCTGGAGCACCCTGCGCGGCTACGCCGACCCGAGCTGGGCCGACGCGACCGCCCGCCCCGGCTGGATCCGGCTGCGCGGTCGGCACAGTCCCGAGTCGCGGTGGGCGCACAGTCTGCTGGCACAGCGCATCACCGAGCACCGTGCGGAGGCCGAGGTCACCGTTCAGGCGCGGCCGCGCACGTTCACGCAGGCCGCCGGGCTGGTACTCCGGTACAACACGGAGGCGTATCTGAGCCTCGACCTCACCTGGGCGGAGCCCGAGGGTGAGGGGCAGCACGGGCAGCAGTGGCGAGGTGAGGGCCGTACGGTGCTCAGCCTCGTGGAGCGTGAGGAGTTCGGCACCCGGCAGGCGGCCGTAGTGGAGGTGGACGCGAGCGCACCGTTGACCTTGGGCGTGACCGTGGACGAGGGCCGGGCACGGTTCTGGTACGTCCGCGGGGGCGTCCGCACGCCGGTCGGCCCGCCGCTGGACTTCACCAAGCTCTCCGACGACTACGGCTCCAAGCTGCGGTTCACCGGGGCGATGGCCGGCGTCCATGCCGTGGACCTGGTGGACTCGGCCTTCACGGCCGACTTCACGGGATTCCGGCTCACCTGCTGGTAG
- a CDS encoding carbohydrate ABC transporter permease produces MALTENVQENGAETAAVPPRGRTVRRLTSPDAASRSKGGQRFVLLGLVLASAYSLFPVYWLMIAATKDRVGLYQSNGLWFSGWHLWDNLQQVFTYEDGIFLRWTANSFLYAGVGSLGGTLIALATGYGLARFDFPGRGAVFACVVGSFLIPIALLTLPLYLLFSAIGMVDTPWAMLIPCLINPFSVYLAKVYTEATIPFELLEAARLDGAGELRIFFSIVLRMMTTGGATVFLLAFVNTWNAFFLPLTVLRGEENWTLNLGLYNWSGKRLESGIDVTSLVLTGALLSIVPMAIMMVAMRRYWRTGVTLGALK; encoded by the coding sequence ATGGCGCTGACGGAAAACGTCCAGGAAAACGGAGCGGAAACGGCCGCCGTGCCACCCCGCGGGCGCACCGTCCGTCGGCTCACCAGCCCGGATGCGGCCTCGCGTTCCAAGGGCGGCCAGCGCTTCGTGCTGCTCGGGCTGGTCCTGGCCAGCGCCTACAGCCTGTTCCCCGTGTACTGGCTGATGATCGCCGCGACGAAGGACCGCGTGGGGCTGTACCAGAGCAACGGGCTGTGGTTCTCGGGCTGGCACCTGTGGGACAACCTCCAGCAGGTCTTCACCTACGAGGACGGCATCTTCCTGCGCTGGACCGCCAACTCGTTCCTGTACGCCGGTGTCGGCTCCCTCGGCGGCACGCTCATCGCCCTCGCCACGGGCTACGGCCTCGCCCGCTTCGACTTCCCCGGGCGGGGGGCGGTGTTCGCGTGCGTGGTCGGTTCGTTCCTGATCCCGATCGCCCTGCTCACGCTCCCGCTGTACCTGCTGTTCTCGGCGATCGGCATGGTGGACACCCCCTGGGCGATGCTGATCCCGTGCCTGATCAACCCGTTCAGCGTGTATCTGGCCAAGGTCTACACCGAGGCCACCATCCCGTTCGAGCTGCTGGAGGCGGCTCGTCTCGACGGCGCCGGTGAGCTGCGGATCTTCTTCAGCATCGTGCTGCGGATGATGACGACGGGCGGCGCGACGGTCTTCCTGCTCGCCTTCGTCAACACCTGGAACGCGTTCTTCCTCCCGCTGACCGTGCTGCGCGGCGAGGAGAACTGGACGCTCAACCTGGGCCTGTACAACTGGTCCGGCAAGCGCCTGGAGTCGGGCATCGACGTGACCAGCCTCGTCCTGACGGGCGCGCTGCTGTCCATCGTCCCGATGGCGATCATGATGGTCGCGATGCGGCGCTACTGGCGGACCGGCGTGACGCTCGGGGCCCTCAAGTGA
- a CDS encoding carbohydrate ABC transporter permease produces the protein MIRSQRWKGAAFTVPFQLGFVFLYLLPIGYAVYQSLFLEKSSGLGLGGATTEFVGLDNYGKGLTDPAFMTSILRVVLFACVQIPFMLLISLLLALFLDAVTAKAAGRFRILLLVPYMIPGVVAAIVWINLYSPAVGPLTPLGELFGFDWNFFSPSMVWPAIGNLLTWHGIGYNMVIIYAALQGVPRELFEAARLDGASELRIALSIKIPFVRAALVLTALLSIIQMLQIFNEPALFRNITPETVSDSFTPIMIIYNQAFNAANYHYAAALSVLLALILGVASFLFYRLTSREAD, from the coding sequence ATGATTCGCTCCCAGCGCTGGAAGGGCGCCGCCTTCACGGTGCCCTTCCAGCTCGGCTTCGTCTTCCTCTATCTGCTTCCGATCGGTTACGCGGTCTACCAGTCACTGTTCCTGGAGAAGTCGTCCGGGCTGGGGCTCGGCGGCGCGACCACGGAGTTCGTCGGCCTGGACAACTACGGCAAGGGCCTGACCGACCCGGCGTTCATGACCTCCATCCTGCGGGTGGTGCTGTTCGCCTGCGTCCAGATCCCGTTCATGCTGCTCATCAGCCTGCTGCTGGCGCTCTTCCTGGACGCGGTCACGGCGAAGGCGGCCGGCCGGTTCCGGATCCTGCTGCTGGTGCCGTACATGATCCCGGGCGTCGTCGCCGCCATCGTGTGGATCAATCTGTACAGCCCCGCGGTGGGTCCGCTGACCCCGCTCGGTGAACTCTTCGGGTTCGACTGGAACTTCTTCTCGCCCTCCATGGTGTGGCCGGCCATCGGCAACCTGCTGACCTGGCACGGCATCGGCTACAACATGGTGATCATCTACGCCGCCCTCCAGGGCGTGCCCCGCGAGCTGTTCGAGGCCGCGCGGCTGGATGGCGCCTCCGAGCTGCGGATCGCGCTGAGCATCAAGATCCCGTTCGTGCGCGCGGCGCTGGTGCTGACCGCTCTGCTGTCGATCATCCAGATGCTGCAGATCTTCAATGAGCCCGCGCTGTTCCGGAACATAACTCCGGAGACGGTCAGCGACAGCTTCACCCCGATCATGATCATCTACAACCAGGCCTTCAACGCCGCCAACTACCACTACGCCGCGGCCCTGTCGGTGCTGCTCGCCCTGATCCTCGGTGTGGCGTCCTTCCTCTTCTACCGGCTGACCTCGAGGGAGGCGGACTGA
- a CDS encoding ABC transporter substrate-binding protein — protein sequence MNFTSPRRRFASAAVAGIALTGLLAACGGSGSEDSDSGSNASGPVTLDFWGWANGQEAVVKAFNAGHKDIQLKYTKVTDQLTMQKQLTNAVKAGNAPCLLQNTGEYVTSWVAQGALADITKYVEADKDKFNPGSWATGQVQGKVYGVPTASAPAFTIYRTDIFQKYGLKAPATWDDFIAAGKELKKHGIEITNYAGEDPSTLEVLAMQAGANWYSIDGDSWKVDFQDEGTLKAAKVIQEIIDNDLNAKLSFADYAAVQRSFDTGATATRQISTWQMSGMVQNFTKSFGDWALAPWPTFKGEAARTPAGTNQSGNLTLVSEQCKHQEQAAEAALWMSTDTAAVKTMASPETGSGVMPALADSESYVSEAISEKLLGKNYEPAKKVVTDSLGTVRTGWTFGPNWTAMFTEMQAEWAKVVSKKQKVTDLLAHMQEWTVDDLKQRGISVKG from the coding sequence ATGAACTTCACCAGCCCCCGGAGAAGGTTCGCCTCCGCCGCCGTTGCGGGAATCGCTCTGACAGGTCTGCTCGCCGCCTGTGGCGGATCCGGCTCCGAAGACTCGGACTCCGGTTCCAACGCCTCCGGCCCCGTCACCCTCGACTTCTGGGGCTGGGCCAACGGCCAGGAGGCCGTCGTCAAGGCGTTCAACGCCGGCCACAAGGACATCCAGCTCAAGTACACGAAGGTCACCGATCAGCTGACCATGCAGAAGCAGCTGACCAACGCCGTCAAGGCGGGCAACGCGCCCTGTCTGCTGCAGAACACCGGTGAGTACGTGACGAGCTGGGTCGCGCAGGGTGCGCTCGCCGACATCACGAAGTACGTCGAGGCCGACAAGGACAAGTTCAACCCCGGCTCGTGGGCCACCGGCCAGGTCCAGGGCAAGGTCTACGGCGTGCCCACCGCCTCGGCGCCGGCCTTCACCATCTACCGCACCGACATCTTCCAGAAGTACGGCCTGAAGGCCCCGGCGACCTGGGACGACTTCATCGCCGCCGGCAAGGAACTGAAGAAGCACGGCATCGAGATCACCAACTACGCCGGTGAGGACCCGAGCACCCTGGAGGTGCTGGCCATGCAGGCCGGGGCGAACTGGTACAGCATCGACGGCGACTCGTGGAAGGTCGACTTCCAGGACGAGGGCACCCTGAAGGCCGCCAAGGTGATCCAGGAGATCATCGACAACGACCTGAACGCCAAGCTGTCCTTCGCCGACTACGCGGCCGTGCAGCGCAGCTTCGACACCGGCGCCACCGCGACCCGGCAGATCTCCACCTGGCAGATGTCCGGCATGGTGCAGAACTTCACCAAGTCCTTCGGCGACTGGGCGCTCGCCCCGTGGCCGACCTTCAAGGGCGAGGCGGCCCGGACGCCGGCCGGCACCAACCAGAGCGGCAACCTGACCCTGGTCAGCGAGCAGTGCAAGCACCAGGAGCAGGCCGCCGAGGCGGCGCTGTGGATGTCCACCGACACCGCAGCGGTCAAGACCATGGCGAGCCCGGAGACCGGCAGCGGCGTGATGCCGGCGCTGGCCGACAGCGAGTCGTACGTCTCCGAAGCGATCTCCGAGAAGCTGCTCGGCAAGAACTACGAGCCGGCCAAGAAGGTCGTCACGGACAGCCTGGGTACCGTCCGCACCGGCTGGACCTTCGGCCCGAACTGGACGGCGATGTTCACCGAGATGCAGGCCGAGTGGGCCAAGGTCGTCAGCAAGAAGCAGAAGGTCACCGACCTCCTGGCGCACATGCAGGAGTGGACGGTCGACGACCTGAAGCAGCGCGGCATCAGCGTCAAGGGCTGA